Sequence from the Mycobacterium florentinum genome:
ACGGCTCACGCAGCGTCTGACGCAGCGCTTTGTTGGACGGGAAGAAAATATGCACGCTCGCATCGATGAGCGGTGTGCTTGTTCCGTCAGCGTGCTCGATCACGACAGCCACCCTTGGGTTCCGGTAGCCAAAGTGAGCCAAACCCGATCATAAGATAGATAATCTAACATTCTCATAGGCTGTCGATCAATGGAATTTCGGTAAGCGTCTCGGTTAACGATATGACCTGGTAGTCATTGGTATTGCCCTCATCAGAGCAATCGTCGTTCTTCAATCAGGATAATACCATTCTCGGCGCTCGTCGGAAGGTGGCTTCCGTGCCGTCGAGATTGCCTTGCCGCGGCCGGGCTCGCTAGGCGGTCATTACAGAGTGGGCGAACGTGTCACGCCGTCCGGCCGTCGTCGACGCCACCGACGGTGACGCCGGCCGCCTTTTCGAACGGTTTGATGACGGTCGTGAAATCGGAGTCGGCGCCCTGGTCGAGCGCGGCCGCCTCCCAGAGCCGGCCGATGGTCTCGGCGATGTCGACCGGCACGCCGAGCGCCTTGGCTTCGTCGAGATAGAGCCGCACGTCCTTGACCATCAGGCCGGTGGCAAAGCCGTAGTCGAAGGTGCGGGGTAGCACCGCGCGCGGGAACTTGTCCCGACTGGCGCTCGTCGCGCCCGAGCCCGCATTGAGCACTTCGATCATCACGGCCGGGTCGAGACCGGCCTTGACGCCCATCACGACGACCTCTGACGTCGCGACCAACACGTTGGCCGCCAGGATGTTGTTGGCCAGCTTCATCGTCTGCGCCGAACCGGGTTTCGCTCCGATGTAGTACGGCCGGCCGATCGACTCGAGTACCGGCTGTATGACGTCGAACTCGCCGCGCGGACCGGAGACCATCAGCGCGAGCAGCCCTTTTTCCGCGCCGCCGACGCCGCCACTGACCGGGCTGTCGAGGGCGGCGATTCCTCGTTGGGCCAGCAGGTCATGGATGCGCACGGAGGTCCGGCTGCCCACGGTCGACAGGTCGACGTAACGCTTGACCCGGGAGCCCTCGATCACACCCGCGGCTCCCGTGGCGACCTCGAGCGACACCGCGGGTGACGGGAGGCTGGCCAGCACCGTCTCGGCGCGGTCCGCGACCTCTTTCGCCGATGACGCGGCCCGGGCCCCGAGCGAGACGATGCGGTCGAGTGTCGCGCCGCTCGTGTCGAAGGCGATGACGTCGTGGCCGTCGCCGATCAGGCGCCGTGCCATGGGAAAACCCATGTTTCCCAACCCGATAAACCCGATTTCGGACACGATTGTCAGGCCTCGTCCAGTTCGGCGAACACCTCGCGGGCGATGCGGAAACTGTCCACAGCGGCCGGGACGCCCGCGTAGACGGCGACCTGCAAGAATATCTCGCAAATCTCTTCTCGGGTAACGCCGTTGGTCAGCGCGCCCTTGATGTGCGTTCGTAATTCGTTCGGCCGGTTCAGGATTGGGATCATCGCCAGGTTCAGCATGCTACGCGTCTTGCGGGGCAAGCCGTCTCGGCCCCACACCGCGCCCCAGCAGTATTCGGTGACGAGATCTTGTAGGGGCGTGGTGAACTCGTCGGCATCGGCGAGCGCCCGGTTGACGTACGCCTCGCCCAGCACCGCGGAGCGGATTTCGAGTCCCCGTTGATATGTTTCGCGATCCAATGTCTTCTCCTTAACGACTGAGTTACAGACGTACGACTACGGTCTTGGTGGCGGTGAACATGTCGAGGGCTTCGTAACCCTTCTCGCGGCCGTACCCGGATTTCTTGAAACCTCCGAACGGCAACTCGACCCCGCCGCCGGCGCCGTAGGTGTTGACGTATATCTGGCCCGCCCGGATCTCGGCCGCGAGCCGATGTGCGCGGGAGAGGTCGTTGGTCCACACCGCACCAAGCAACCCATAGTCCGTCCCATTGGCCAAGGCGATCGCCTCGTCCTCGCTGACGAACCTGTTCACGGTGAGCACCGGGCCGAAGATCTCCTCTTGGGCGATGGTCTCCGCGGGATCGACATCTGTGATGATCGTGGGGGCGAAGTACGCCCCGTCCGCCAGCTTCGGATCGTGCGGTGGCTCACCGCCGCACAGGATTTCGCCCTTGACGTTGCCGGCAACCATCGATTCCACCCGCTGCTGCTGCTTGCGGGAGACCAGCGGCCCGAGATCAGGATCCTCGAGTCCCGGCCCGATCGTCGCCAATTGCAGCCGCTGGCAAACCATTTCGACCAATGTGTCGTGAATGGAATCGTGCACCAGCAGCCGCGAACCGGCCGAGCAGGTTTGACCGGCGTTCTGCAGGATCGCCTTCGCGATCGACTCCGCCGCGCGTTCCAAATCCGCGTCGGGGAAGACGATCTGCGGGGATTTCCCACCCAGCTCCAAAATCGTCGGCGCGACCCGGTCGGCTGCGGCGTGGGCGATCAACGAACCGATCTGGGTCGATCCGACAAAACCCACATGGTCGACGCCCGGATGTGCCGCCAGGGCGGCCCCGGCCTCGGCGCCGATCCCGCTCACCACGTTGAACACCC
This genomic interval carries:
- a CDS encoding NAD(P)-dependent oxidoreductase, which gives rise to MVSEIGFIGLGNMGFPMARRLIGDGHDVIAFDTSGATLDRIVSLGARAASSAKEVADRAETVLASLPSPAVSLEVATGAAGVIEGSRVKRYVDLSTVGSRTSVRIHDLLAQRGIAALDSPVSGGVGGAEKGLLALMVSGPRGEFDVIQPVLESIGRPYYIGAKPGSAQTMKLANNILAANVLVATSEVVVMGVKAGLDPAVMIEVLNAGSGATSASRDKFPRAVLPRTFDYGFATGLMVKDVRLYLDEAKALGVPVDIAETIGRLWEAAALDQGADSDFTTVIKPFEKAAGVTVGGVDDGRTA
- a CDS encoding carboxymuconolactone decarboxylase family protein; this encodes MDRETYQRGLEIRSAVLGEAYVNRALADADEFTTPLQDLVTEYCWGAVWGRDGLPRKTRSMLNLAMIPILNRPNELRTHIKGALTNGVTREEICEIFLQVAVYAGVPAAVDSFRIAREVFAELDEA
- a CDS encoding aldehyde dehydrogenase family protein → MTITESFIDGESVPSKDVYDNIDPATGRSLGPVARGGGEEVDRAVRAAAAASKSWRNTTPEARATLLTRIADLIGDNQERLARIESEDTGKPLAQARADTVVAARYFRFYGHAIDSYYGQTIPLSTDLHVYTRREPLGVTGHIVAWNYPMQLLSRAVAPAIAVGNCSVAKPADETPRTAVELARLAIEAGLPAGVFNVVSGIGAEAGAALAAHPGVDHVGFVGSTQIGSLIAHAAADRVAPTILELGGKSPQIVFPDADLERAAESIAKAILQNAGQTCSAGSRLLVHDSIHDTLVEMVCQRLQLATIGPGLEDPDLGPLVSRKQQQRVESMVAGNVKGEILCGGEPPHDPKLADGAYFAPTIITDVDPAETIAQEEIFGPVLTVNRFVSEDEAIALANGTDYGLLGAVWTNDLSRAHRLAAEIRAGQIYVNTYGAGGGVELPFGGFKKSGYGREKGYEALDMFTATKTVVVRL